The window TTCCTCAATTAGCAACTGATTTTCGATATTTTTTACGAAAACCAACTTTTGGTCGTTCAATATGAATACCTAAAATGCCACCAATTACAAAATTTATCACAAGCATAATTAGCGGAAAAATAATAATGCGAATATCTGTTCCAGGAATGGTTAAAGTTCAAATTAAATCAAAAACTTTATAAAACATATCGCCAATCAAACTAGCCATTTTTTCTAAGTTTTCCATATTTTAAACTCCTTTACTTATTTTTCTTCTTCAGATTATTTTTTAACTTAGTAAGTATCTTACTAAATTTTTCCATTTTTAAATATTCTAACGCTTCAATATCCATCACATTATCATTTCAAAATTTATGCTGATAATTATCATTCAAAGCACCATTACTTAATTCACGCAAGAATGATAAATATTTATTATCATAAAGGTTTAAAATTGACATCGGAATTTTCAATTTAAAGAAATAAATGTCTAATTCCGGAATGCTACGATACTTGATTTTGCGACCTTTTTTATCATTTTTAGCATTAATCAGAGTTAATCATCGTCATTGTTCGTATTCGCTTACCGATTTAAAAGTGCCGTAAATAACTTGTAAATAGGGTCGGAAAATACTAACTGGTTTTTTTCTAATACCAACAATTATTGAATTCGCAATATCACGAACTTTAACTCATATATGTTCGGCTCGTTGTCCGCTTGCTAATACGATATGGGTAAATTGTCGAGCCGAAGCGAAATATTCTTGTAAACCTTGGGTTACTCTATCATTTTCTTTATAATCAGTTCCTTCTAAAAATAAGTTAGTTTCATCTCATAACAGTAAATGTTTTTCATCTAAAATTGGATAATTATAATCTAAAAGTGACATATGCCCTAATGAAAGCATTTGTTTATCTGTAATTGGAAAAGTAGAAATCGTTTTTCAACCACTTAATAAGTAAGAAACTAAAACCATTAAAGCGGTTTTCCCAGTCCCTAAAGCACCAATTACTAAATTTAAGGGTGAATTTAATAAGAAATTAATAAAACTACGACGAGCAAAGAAATGAGAAATTTTAGTATATAAAATATACAAAGCAATTAATAAATAAATAATATCAAATAACATTCGTCAACTTTGGGGATTATAATAATGCAAAATCGCACCATAAAATCACGCAATAATAAATAAAGTGCGATTTAAAGCGACAAAATCATATAATCTTAAATTTATTTTTTTAAACAATAGCATCACTTAAATCACACTCTCCTTATTTTTATTACTATCTGCCGGGCATTAATTTTTCAAACATTTTGAAAGCAATTAAAAATAAACCAATAATTACACCAAGCAAGAAAACTCAATATGTAGCAAAGAAATTAACGACATTTGGCATATTACCACCAATAATATCAGTTCAAATATTACCAAATGCTTTAATTAATGCTTTTCATAAGTTAAGTAACTGCTTGTTCGCCAGTAATTGCTACTGGTGGTGTTACTACTACATCAAGAAAAGTTCTAAACATATTAATCACCCCCTTTCTAAACAAAATATGATTTAACCTTATAAAATAAAATAACCATAAATAAGACAGTGAATACTAATACCATTCAAAAGGCAATATTTGCCATTAAAAGTCAAAGTGGTTCTTTGGTTAAATCAATTTCTTTGCCAGAAACTCACGCCGGAATAGTTGTAATTTGGATAAATAAATCTCAAAAATACAATTTTGTCATTTCTCAATCTAAATCTTTTCAAGCAACTAAAAACATAATAATTACCGCTTAAAAGGTCAAAAGAGTAGAAAAATAATTGCTGAGAAGAGCATTACAATTATTAAAATTGAAAACAAAAATACAACTTGAGGCGGTAAAAAAAAATCGGAGCCTGTCCAAAATTCTGTGTCTCGATAATTCATTCTGAATTATACTTAAAAGAAGGAGAACAGAAAATGACAAAAAAAAAAATAAAAAAAGAACCTGACGCAATTGATAAAGTTGTTGATTATTTTTTAGAAAATATTGTTAATCCACAAGATTTATTTAAAGGCAATACTATTTTTCAGGAATTTACCAAAAAATTAACTGAACGAATGTTAAATACGGAAATTAAAGATTATCTTGAAACTGATGAGAATCATAATAAAAGAAATGGCAACACACAAAAAATCATTATTATTAAAAATGGTTCAATCGCAATTGATGTACCAAGAGATCGAAATAGTACTTTTGAACCAGTAATTATTCCGAAAAGACAAAGAAGATTTGATAACTTTGATCAAAAAGTAATTTCTTTATATGCAAGAGGAATGACAATTTCTGATATCAAAGCACAATTGCAAGAATTCTATCACGGAGCAGAAATTTCAGAAAGTTTAATTAGTCAAATAACTGATGATGTTATTGAAGAAGTTAAAATGTGACAAACTAAACCTTTAGAGAAGATTTATCCGATTGTTTATTTTGATTGTATTGTTGTTAAAGTAAAGCAAGATAAACGAATAATAAATAAAGCAGTTTATCTTGCCTTAGGAATTAATTTAGATAGTTTAAAAGATATTTTAGGAATGTGAATTAGTGAGAATGAGGGAGCCAAATTTTGACTTAATAATCTTACGGAAATGAAAAATCGTGGCTTACAAGATATTCTTGTTGCTTGTAGTGATAATTTAACTGGGATGTCTGATGCAATAGAAGCTGTTTTCCCAAAAACACAGCATCAATTATGCATTGTTCATCAAATTCGCAATAGTTTAAAATTTGTTCCTTACAAAGATCGCAAACTTGTAGCTAATGATTTAAAATCAATTTATACAGCAATTAATGAAGAAATAGCGTTAATTGCTTTAGATCATTTTTCAGAAAAATGAAATAAAAAGTATCCACAAATTACTAAATCATGAAAAAATAACTGAAATAATTTAATAATTTTTCTTGAATATCCTCAGGAATTTAGAAGAATTATTTACACAACTAATGCGATTGAATCTGTTAATAGTCAATTAAGAAAAGTCATTAAGAATAAAAAGATTTTTCCTAATGACGCATCAGTTTTTAAAATATTTTATTTAGCATTTCAAAATATGGTTAAGAAATGAACGATGCCAATTCAAAATTGGGGTAGTGCAATTTCACATTTAATGATAAAATTTGAGGACACAGAGTGAATTTAAAAGTTAATTACTTAGAGACACAGTTAATTGTACAGTCCCGTAAATCGGCAGTTGGATAAATTAATTCAATTAACTCAATAATTACTTTTTTAAACATTTAACAACCAACTTCCTTAATTAATAACATAGCATCAATACAAACCCACGCATCATGAAAAATATCTATCTCTACATGACCAACACCATAATCACGCGCTCATACACGATTAGGTTTAGTAATATTATCACCATGAATATATACAGATAACTGTGATACTCTATCTATCTTTTGTTCTTCTTCTGAAGAAGCAATACCATATCATACTTTCACTTTTCTCTTCCTACCTTTTAATTTATCTTTCTTATTTTTAACATTTTTTTAATTTTTTTAATTTTTCTAACCCTTTTTGTACTCTTAATTCGATTAATTTTATTTATTTTTGTATTATAGTTAAATTTAGTCATATCTATGTACTTTTAAAAATATTCTAAATATTTTTTTATTTGTTAATTTCTTCTCCATCTTTTTCTTTTAATTTTGTCGAAAACTCTTGATAAAATAAAAAAAATCATCAACTTGATAATTTTAAAAGGCTTTTATGTAAAATTACTATTTTTACTTTAACTTTTTTATACATTAGACTTCTTGCAAAATTAATATGATAATTATAATTTTTAAATTTAAAATAAATATAAAAGTGTTATTAAAATAATTTTTAGATTATTTTTACAAATATTTTGTCATTAAAACATAATAAAAATTATTATTTACAATAAAAAAAGACTGAAATTTTAAATTATCAAATATATTTAAACTAATAGTTGTAAATTATAAATTGAAGCTATTAAATTAAATCTTAAAGCAAATCTTTTTCTACGATTTCGATATTTTTCACTAATAATTTTAAATTTTTTAAGTATAGCAAAAACATTTTCAATAACAATTCTCATTTTTGAAATTCGCTCATTATTTTGCTTTTCTTCTTTATTTAAAGGGTTTTTCTTTGATTTTCTTTTAGGAATTAAAACATTATGATTAATTTTTTGTATGCCTTGATAACCTAAATCCACTAAAACAGTTGTTTCTGGTAAAAATTTAATTTTTGAATCTTTTAAAATTTTAAAGTCATGGTTTTTACCATAAGAAAAATCAGAACTAATAATTTTTTTACTATCTTTTTCAATTATAACTTGTGTTTTTATTGTGTGTTTTTTCTTTTTTCCTGAGTAGTGCTGTTTTTGTCTTTTTTTGGGCGTTGGATTTGGCTTTCAGTTACATCAATTATAACAGTCTTATCTTTGAAATAATCTTTTAATAGTGATTTTTGACCAGTAAGTTGTTGAAAATTAGGGTGTTTTATTAAAGTGTCTTCAATTCATTTGATATTTCTATAACAACTACTTTCACTAATATCATAACTTTTTGCAATATGAAAATAAGTTCTATATTCTCTTCAATATTCTAAAGTCATTAAAATACGATTTTCTAATGATAATTTATTGGTTCTTCCGCGACGAAATCTCTTTTTTAATTCTTCTATTTTTAAAATTTCTAGCATTTTATTAAAAGTAGTATGTTTAATACCAGTTAATCTTAAAAAATTTTTATCACTTATTTGATTATTTTTTTTAAATTTCATTTAAATTCCACCTTTTTATTAAAAACAACAATTCAATTATATTTTAAATTAATTTTGCAAGAAGTCTATTAAAATATAATACCGCTGTTTGTTGGTTTGGAGTTAAACCCTTATGTTGGTATTTTCATTTTCAGAGATTTAAATAATTTTGAATATTAGTAAAACCTAAACCATGATAATGAATTAAGGCTTCTTTAAGACTAGATTGTAATTTACTGATTTTATTTAAGTTACGATAACTAGCTTCAGGATTAATTGTTGTTTTAGTTACACATAAAGTAGAATTTGTTTGTTTTGCTACTAAAAAATATAATTTTTGCATATCAGAAGTAATAATTGAATTTTCGTTAATTAATTCTTTGTTCATATTTTCAATAATTCATTGTTTTTGTAAACGTTTGGTGTTTGTGGATTTAACATAAATATTGTTATTATTATCAATTGCCATTTGAATACAGCATTTAGTATTAGTTGCGAATGGGTCAAGGTGAATTCTTCGTGGATCAGTTTTATATTTGAAATTTCCTTTATGGATTTCTTTAATAAATGTTTCATCGATTTGGATTTTACCAGATAATTTTTTAAATTTTAATTGGGTATTTTCTAATTGTTTTGATTTCATTAATTTTTGACGATTATATCAAGCAGTTTTTAATGTAGTTTTAATAAAACGAGAAATTGTTTTACTAGATTGCCCCAGCAATGAAATTTGAATCAATAAATTTCATTGTTCATAATTTAAATGACTTCAATAAATAAAATGATTACGAAAAGCGTCAAAACTTGCACGGCAATTTTTACATAAATATTTTTGTTTTCCTTCTGAATTATGTCCATTTTTAACGCAATGGTAAGATTCACATTTAGGGCATTTAATACCGTGCGCTCTAAATTTTTGATCAATTTCATTTAACCGTTTTTGTTTTTTTATTAATTCTGCTTGTTGTTTGACTTTTTCATAAAATTCTAAAAATTGATCATCTGTTAAAGTATTTACTAGTTCTTGAATTATTTTTTCCATAATTATTATCCACCTCTATCATATTAAAATATACCTAAAATTAAGTATATTCAATAAATATCAAGAGTTTTCGACAAAATTAAAATCTTTTTCTAATAAATTTTTCTTAAATTTCGCAATAAATATTCGTTGTGAATAAGTAAAATCTTTTGGCAACTGTTTTGCTTCACTACCATATTTCTTTTTATCTTTAAAAAACCGATAAATATTAACCGCAATATAGTATGCTAGTAATAATGTTAAAATCGTAAAAAATACTAATCCAAATATACTCATCTTTCTTTTCTCCTTAATTTTCTAATTTTTTAATATGCAATATCAACACAAAGTCAATTATCACCGACTAAATCAGTTCTAACAGATTCAACTGCAGATTTAGACGCTCAAAATTTTTGTTCTAATCCAGTTTTTTTATTAATAGAATATATAAACTCTTGACAATAATCTTTGCCAGACTCATCCACATTAACTCACATTTTCATTTCTAAAACTCCTCAAAAAAATTGCAATAACTTAGTTAAATAACTCAACAACTAACATAGATAATTAACGGGTGGAGCATACGCTTTCCGCACCGTTTAAACACCATAAAAACTAACTAAAATATTTTTTTTTATTTACCCCTATTCTTAAAACACCGTAAAACATTTTTAAAATGAATTTTTAAAATAATCAAAACTTACAACCTTTTTATCATGTTCTTTTTCAGCAACAAAAAAACCTAACAACTCATGACCTAAAATCAAACTAGACTCTTGACCTTTATCATTAATAAAAACTAACCGATATTCACCATCTCTAATTATTCCTATACAAATAGAATTCTCATATTTGCCTTTATAAACAAATCGTTTCGAAAACCAAATACCAGTAGATTCATACAATCACGGAATTGCTGGTGCTTTAATAAGTACTGCATTTTGTGTTTCTTTTAAAAGATATTTTTCAGTATTTAAAAAAATATTTTCAATATTTCTCATATACATACCATCCTTACAATATTTAGTTATATTAAACTAAGTTATATTTAGCTTAGTTATCTAACTAAGTTAAATATTTATTTTTTTAAACATTTATGTTTAACAAAATTTGTTAGTAAACTTCGTTTACTAATTAACTTAGTTTATTATTATCAAGGCACAAAAAAATACAAGGCATAACTAAAAATAATAAATATTAATTTAACCTTATATTTCTTGTAATAAATAAATGAGCTCATATTTATTTATTAATTAACAGCAAGTTTGTAAAAACCAAAATCTTGTCATATGTATATGGTTTCTACACATAAATTAATATTTTATGATTTGCTGACATATTATATATTTCAAACTGGTAATTTTGATGATTTATCTTCTATTCAAGAAGAGGCATTGTTTTCAATAATTAAAACTTTAAAAAATTTTAATTATTGAGAATTAATTGATAATTCCGATAACTATGTGAAGGAAATTGTTAAAAAAACATTAGGCGGATTATTAACGATTATTAAAAAAATTATTTATCAATTCCTGGGAAACTATTTATTAGTGCCTTAAAAGGTGTATTTTTTGCATATAGTGCTTTAGATAAAATGGATAAAAAA is drawn from Spiroplasma endosymbiont of Clivina fossor and contains these coding sequences:
- a CDS encoding IS256 family transposase translates to MTKKKIKKEPDAIDKVVDYFLENIVNPQDLFKGNTIFQEFTKKLTERMLNTEIKDYLETDENHNKRNGNTQKIIIIKNGSIAIDVPRDRNSTFEPVIIPKRQRRFDNFDQKVISLYARGMTISDIKAQLQEFYHGAEISESLISQITDDVIEEVKMWQTKPLEKIYPIVYFDCIVVKVKQDKRIINKAVYLALGINLDSLKDILGMWISENEGAKFWLNNLTEMKNRGLQDILVACSDNLTGMSDAIEAVFPKTQHQLCIVHQIRNSLKFVPYKDRKLVANDLKSIYTAINEEIALIALDHFSEKWNKKYPQITKSWKNNWNNLIIFLEYPQEFRRIIYTTNAIESVNSQLRKVIKNKKIFPNDASVFKIFYLAFQNMVKKWTMPIQNWGSAISHLMIKFEDTEWI
- a CDS encoding transposase family protein; this encodes MKTQVIIEKDSKKIISSDFSYGKNHDFKILKDSKIKFLPETTVLVDLGYQGIQKINHNVLIPKRKSKKNPLNKEEKQNNERISKMRIVIENVFAILKKFKIISEKYRNRRKRFALRFNLIASIYNLQLLV
- a CDS encoding transposase family protein → MKFKKNNQISDKNFLRLTGIKHTTFNKMLEILKIEELKKRFRRGRTNKLSLENRILMTLEYWREYRTYFHIAKSYDISESSCYRNIKWIEDTLIKHPNFQQLTGQKSLLKDYFKDKTVIIDVTESQIQRPKKDKNSTTQEKRKNTQ
- a CDS encoding IS1/IS1595 family N-terminal zinc-binding domain-containing protein — translated: MEKIIQELVNTLTDDQFLEFYEKVKQQAELIKKQKRLNEIDQKFRAHGIKCPKCESYHCVKNGHNSEGKQKYLCKNCRASFDAFRNHFIYWSHLNYEQWNLLIQISLLGQSSKTISRFIKTTLKTAWYNRQKLMKSKQLENTQLKFKKLSGKIQIDETFIKEIHKGNFKYKTDPRRIHLDPFATNTKCCIQMAIDNNNNIYVKSTNTKRLQKQWIIENMNKELINENSIITSDMQKLYFLVAKQTNSTLCVTKTTINPEASYRNLNKISKLQSSLKEALIHYHGLGFTNIQNYLNLWKWKYQHKGLTPNQQTAVLYFNRLLAKLI